Below is a window of Arabidopsis thaliana chromosome 2, partial sequence DNA.
ACTAGCAAGTAATTAACAACCTAGATTTAATAAAACTATCGCATACTTGAGAGTCGTTTATACATTATAAAAGTAATACTTGTGATCATTGCGTTCTATATAAACAACTTCTATATAAGctgaaaaaaaactgataagaaaaaattaatacaatcGTAATTTGAATCcagttaaaaataatttggattCAGTTACAAAGATATGCTAAAAGCTATAGGTAatatttcgtttttatttGAATAGAAATGTAATAGTACTCGGTAATGCAGTAAATAATTCGACTATTTCCATGAAGCGACCaaaccatttctcatcatatGCACACACTCAGACAAATATATTGGTCAAATCACGTGCTGGGAATATGCGTACATTATAAATAGATTATAGCCAATCATTAGAACACATTATAACGTTTGAAATGAACGATTATATACGTATACtactttaaagtttaaaccaaaacaacaacaataaccaggaaaaaaagaacaattttgTTCCTAACTAAATTAGTGGTAATTATCGTTATAGGTTCTTTAATACTGGAGCGGATCATATTAAGAGATATATTTAAAGAGGTCAAATAATGAATTCATACATGCACACATAGATATATATGGCTATATGTAGTCGATCACCATATGATAAGATAATATAGTTTacattaacaagaaaaaagataatatagtttttttgcaTTTGCGACGTCGGCTTAACTTTGAGGAATCaacccaaacaaaattaaaagaaaaacacttgGTTCACAATATTTGTTAGGGCAAAATCATTGCACAAACACATTTATAGATATACGTGcatgtatatgtaaatattataGGATGGAGAAAAGGGacaaaagaaatagaagatgATAAATGCAAACAAACCTCCATAACTGTAATAACTAAAAGAGTATGGGAAGACCATGTGATCAGATTCACATGTTTTTCCTCCTCAGTGTCACACTCAGACTCAGACTCATCATCAGGTGTTTTTACCATTGGTAACTAACTTAGTTAACTATAACCCCATTCCATCAATTTTCATCTTcctttgaaaaacaaaattagaaataggGTATCCTCTAAGttagtatttttcaaataatatcaCTACTTTAAATTacaacaatcttttttttttttcatacgaTTACAACAATCTTTTTAAATGTCTAAAACTACCATAAACATAACTATATTAAAAACCgatacatataatataatgatATTATATTACTGTCATTGATGTGTCCCTATCAAGATTCAAACATGTATAATGCATGTTACCTTACTGTGTTGATGATTGGAGATGGCTAGTGCTTTGGTTTGTCGTCAATTAGCTAACTTAGGAGTGTTAGCGTGGTTTGTTTTAGTGGATTTTGGTCTGTGCTAGCCAACCTTGGGAAATGATCTTGGTAGAGTGAGCTAGcgcttttgttcttttggttCGTCTGTTTCCACTTTGAGAAAGCTCATGGTCGTATCTAAGAGATGCTTTCACATGTTGAGTGCGTGTTCATGATCTCTGGTTCAGTCTTCCCGGGCTACCGTGTTGAAagacttgtttttgtttggttttcaatGATTCGACCATCGCCGTTTGACATCTCGTTTCTTCCTCCTTGAGACGTCTTTTTGgaaattcttcaaaatcttttatCACTTCATTGATTCTGTAAACATTATTGTATTTGTTGATCGACGGACTGATTATTCTTTgttccatgttttttttttgtgagtcaatcctaatttttttcatttttaatgacATGTTCACatttttagcaaaaataaaataaaaagcctGGATTATTATCTTCGATACTGGATTAATTACTGCCACTTTTTTTCTCGTTTTGATTGATGTATTAAACATTAGTGTTAGTAAAATGCAAAAAGATCCTCCAAATTTGAACAATATCGCAAGGCCAATTATGAATCTCTGACCCAATAAGGGACTAAGGTTACAAAACTGATTACTAACGTTTGTTCTACATAGAGAAGTTTCTTGCCTTACAAGTAAAATACTGGCTGGCTTTAACctaaccaccaccaccaccctGAAGATAATTAACGTataagaatcaaatcaaaagaagagagcGATCCCTACACTTGAGCTCAACATGCCCTCTTAAAGCCTAGACGACGAAATCGATCAAGATTCTACAAATCGTAAAACTGTGCAAGGGATTACTATACAATTTCATTGCCAAGTAAATAGGTCTCATTCCTTCAGAAAGTGGAAGTTAGGGTTATCAGCGAGTTCCACAGCTGGTTTTACATTGGTAAAGTCTTTTTCTTGCATAGAGTTCGAGATTTCATCAGCTGCAAAGGGGATGCTGAGTTTCACCAAGACAATATTCAAGAGGTTATGGTGATGATGTTTGAACAATTTAGAGAAATTTAGGCGTATTGTGAAATCTTCAATACCTGGAATTATTGTCTAACAAGAAGGAACGACtgtcttcgtcttcatctGTAACTAGAAGTTTCAAGTTGGAAATCACCTGCACCCATAGATATATGAAGCCGATGTAGAGATTGGAAATATGTAATTTGGTTTATCTGAGAAATGTTGAGAGCAAACATACGTCTGGAGATACATTTTGATCCTCGTGATCATCAATTTTGCAGAGGGTACATATTCTATACAATTGCTGAGTACTAAGAGCCTGAGAGATTAAAGACAGATATAAAGATCATAAGATGAGGAATACAACAAATCCTAACCATTTTCCAGGcatgttttataatatttaaagaCTTTTTTCAGATCAGAGAAGCAGAGAGTAGTTACCGGGCAGAGGTTAGTCGTTAGATCATCATATGTAATTGTGGACTTCTGTTCTGTAACCTGGAAGAGGATTACGATGAAACATTCAGGAACGAGAAAGAAGCAAGAGTGTTGTGATGTTAATTAAGTTGATGTTATTTGGTTCATAAGAAACTGACCAATAGCACTAAGGCTTGTCTTGTGTTTTTGAGTTCATCCCAAGAAGATCCTACAAACTGCATTCAGGAGAACTTAATCGACAAGTGAAATCAAGCGATTGAAACTGTCTGGTTACTAGAATCATTTAAAACAACTGAACTTACATCTTCAGTTGCCTGGCTGCACCAAGACTCTAGTTCATTTAGCCAGACATTCACCTTCTTGCCCATGATGAATGTGCAGCATTCACGTTGCAGAAGGCTGCATTAGTTAGATTACAGCTTTAAGTTTATTGGCTGATGGTGGGTTAGGTGATTTATATTCGTTAAAGGTTGATGGGggaatgtaaatattttaccTGTTAAAGAGTTGAACGTTGATGTCTTGGAATGTTTGGCAGAAAATCTTCTGagcaagaaacagaggaacctgaaagaagaagtttgtcAGAGTGGAAATCTAGGAGTAAACAGAATCAAACACAATCTTTCATCCTCGAATACAGAAAAGTTCTTACGTAGTTTTTCTTCAATGTGCCGAGAAGCTGATTCAAAAGACCAATGACGTCTTGCCAAGTTTCCGTGGGTGAATTCTCCTCAGATGGTTTTGCCAGTGAATTCTCTGCGGATGGCTTTGCCTGTGGATTCACTTCGGATAGCTTTGCCTGTGAGTTCTCTTCAGATGGCTTTGCTGGTGAATTATCTTCAGAAGGCTTTGCTGCTAAATAATCTTCAGACAGCTTTCCTGATGAATTATCTTCAGACAGCTTTTCCGGTGGATTCTCTTCAGATGGCTTTTCTGGTGAATTCTGTTCAGATGACTCAGCTGATAAAGTCTCTGCAGAGAACTCATGTGATGAATCTTTCAGTCCCTGATCCATTAGTTGAGAACTAATAAGTGAGATGACCTTATCTAGCAGAGATCATGATCTGAAGGAAACCATAAATAGTTCTACCTGAATGCAGGACGAAAGCACAGGTGCGAGTTTTCTCTTCACATTCTCTTGAAATATCCCATATATAGTCTCAATGTAGGCTGTAAGCTGCTGCTTGAAAAGTAAAGCAGGATATCGAGCATCTACTTGTTGCACTACATCACCTGAAAGGCTGGCCGAGGAGGGTGAACGGAAACCCTAAACATATGGAAGTCATATTAGAGGAAATCCCACAAGACACGGAAACCCTTAAGTTAAAGCTTTATGGCCATTAGTATGCTTAAGGTATTCTTAGAGTCTATAAACAGGATTTTGTTACCTGTGTCATCctcccaaaaaaagaagttggcTGAGGAGGTTTCTTCGGACTTGCACCGGTTGTACTATGAGATTTCAAGCTTCTTTGAAGCAAGAACAGCAGTGTAGATGTGTTTGTTAGCCAATAAGCCAAATTGCTATCATCTTCTGGGTTCTGAAAGTATATCAACGCATATTGATTAAACCTTCTGAGAAGTAGTATTCAAGACGCCATATTTCCAATGATTCTTTGACCATAAACACTATAAAGCGATTACTATTTAAACTTCCAGGTTACCTCTATAGCAGAACCAAAAATAGGAACAATACGGTCAAAGACACTGGTTTTCTCTGCTTCGAATAGTTTCCAGTGTATGAGACATTTGTAGATTGTAAATGCTGCAACAGGCTTTCCGTGGCTGAAACCGACGTTTTTCGAAACACATTTGAGTAGGACGTCAACAAATTCCTGCATAATAACAACATGACATAAGTAATTGACCAATTCAAACAAGTATCACAGTACTATGACTGCTGTATTAGTTAGGCACATACATGGGGTTGTTGTTCAATCTGAGATCGTCTAAAAGACATTGCCCCGAACCTTCTTGATGGTATAGGAGCAAATGATTCCTGTAAGAAAGAGATTTCTATTATAATTCTATAGTAACAAAAACTTGCGAAGATGATTAAGTGTAAACAAGAACAATTCATCTAGTTTTCACTTACATGATGTCCGTTCTCCACAGGCTGGAAGAGGTACATGAAAACGAAGAGGTCAAGacttttcttgaaaatataatctatataAAGAATATGAGAAGTGGAAAATAGAGGGTTTTTACAGGTGGTCTTGTAAATGACACCTGAGGTGACATTTTCCGGGAAGCTGAATTACGTAGCGCTTGCTGCCGAAGAATTTTGTCTTCTGCTTCCATGTCAGATACCTTTTCCTCTAGCCTAAATTTAGGAGTAAATAAGTAATGCATACATAGATACtgttgaaaatgaaaataaatagcaaagaaaagattgaaacaTTGAAACTTTGGGAAAATAGAGAATGCAAATCGATAACCTTTGCATAGATGTTTTTAACTCGATTAGTTTTGTCTCTGTGTCCACAACCTGCTTAAGCCTCTCTTCACAAAGTCTACTTGCTTCCTCATACTTCTTCTCTGTGTCCACAACCTGCTTAAGCCTCTCTTCACAAAGTTTACTTGCTTCCTCAtacttcttctctgtttcgtCTATTTTCCTTTCCAACAAATCTACCAGATCCTGTAGAATTTCAATAAATTTAAGAGAGACATAACGCACAAACTTTTAATGGAGAAGAATACATTTTGTGGAAAACTAACATataaatctttgttttcagCAGCAAGTTTGTTGGTCATTTCATCATCAATCGAAAAATCTTCTGCTAATATCTCTTCTTTGAGCATCTGTGGTCCTTCCTTTTGCTCGTTTGGTGAATCATTTCCATCgttttcataattttcattCTCTAATGAACTCACAAGTGCCTGAGAAGAGTCATACTCAGAACAATGGGAAAAACAAAcctaaaacttaaaaagaatCAGGAGTGGAGCTATGTCACTGTAACTTTACCTTCAGACGTTCATTCTCTGCTGCAAGATTACTCAACATCTCATAATCAGATGAAGCACTCTCTTTCAATTGATCTGAGATGTTTGAGCTTGTTACGTCGTGCTTTCTGTCTAATGAATCgattttcttctccaatgtACTGACCAAAGCCTACGATACGTTGTACTTGTTAAGATATCAATTACCGAGAGAAAACattgaaatctcaaatgaaCCGCTTTTGCCACAAATCTGGGTCGTCTATCATAAAACAATATCTTGAAATCCTACCttcaatttttgattttcagcTTCGAGTTTGATAATTACACCTTGGTCAATGACGGGAACCTCCTGTTTTACTCGTTCTTCACTTAGCTTACTTGTTTCTTCATATTTGCTATCGGATTCATCAATTTTCCTTTGCAACGAGCTCACCAAATCCTTAGAAGTtagaaggaaaataaataagacAGAGAAACCACgatcatattttcaaaatctttatgACCTTACCTTGAGCTGTTCATTTTCGGCAGCAAGATCATTTGTCATCTCCAACTCCTTAGCAAGTTCTTCAAATTCTAGTTGCATATCTTGTAAAGCAGACTGCAACTTCAAAATCTCCTCACTTTTGGTTACTTGAGTTTCCCCTAGCTGAAGTTTCATATCATTTAAAGCTGACCGCAAATCTTCGACTTCTTGAGTTTTGACTTGCTCAAGCTCCATCTGCATCAGTAGGCAGATCAGATGCTTCACATAGAAAAGGgaaacatcaacaaaagatCTACTATTGCAAGTTCTGAGATGTGTACCCTCATTTGTTTCTCAAGCTCTAAGCATGAAGTGAGTTCTTCCACTTCCTTTTCTAGCTTAGTCTTAGCGTCTTGGAGGGCACCTGTTTCCTTAGCAGCCtggaagacaaaaaaatatcttaggAAATCTCAGGATACATTCGAATCTGTGAATTTGTACATAAAATTGACTATAGATCATCAACTTGAGCTCTCAAAAGAGAAccttaaaagattcaaaaaataCTGAGAGAAACTTCCAATCCACAAGTATACAATTTTTCAACATCTTGATGACAATCATGTTGAATATTCACGTACATCTCATGGAAGGTAGGATCGTATAAATTAGgtttagagaaagaaagagctTTTATTGTTAGCTAAGAGAGAAAGTCACCATTTTAAGCTTCCGCAATTCTCGGTGTGCAACTTTCACTCTCCAGCCACATTGAGTGGTAATCGCTGCTTTCTTCGTTCTCAAATACCGCCGTCGACACAAACATCTTCTGATTTGACTCTGTGGAATCAGTAACACACATGTTATTGATACACAAACAaattcaagtatttgatatctTTAAGATACGAAAAAGGAGAGATCTTTATCATCAATATGAGGTTTTAAACTTGCTTGAATAATAATCGCTGCTTTTCTCTTCGTCCTGTATTGAAATTCAACTCGAGCAGCCATTGCACGCAACCCAGACTGAATGGAAATAGCTGAAGCACACAACTTTTTAAATGCTGTCTGACATATATATGTCCGTGCCTGCTTCTGAATTCTCACAGAAGCAGCTTCTCTTCTCGTGGCCTTAAACTGAACGCGTGCAATATGTCCTGAAATGAGTTGGGAGAAGCCTTGTTAGACATGAAACTATATTTGACGCCAATAATCTACCCGACGAGCAATCGCATAGAACATGTATTACCTCTACAAAAGGCTTGGATTTCAGTTGAAGCGGACTGCAACAGCAGATATTTTTTGCGAGACAGATACGTAATGACTTTCCTCTGTATAATCCTTGCTGAATGCCCAAGAACTTCCGCTCGGTGAGCATCCAGTTCTGCCATCTGACCTGCCCTAAGAAACACCTTTGTCTTCCCTATCTgtgatttaaaaaatttaatgaatCTTGTGCAGTGTAACCAGGCAATATATCCGAAGTGGCATTGCCTGTACCCTTtgtatctctttttttggaaatCACAATGTAAAGGCAGCAATCCAGGAACTGTGTGATAAGTATATGGAAACGCACCTGAAAACCTTTAAGGTCCACTCTTGCTAGAAGCTTTTTGCAAGCATCAACTTCATCAAAGCTATAGAATATTAAGGCCAGAGAGAAAAGGTTTATATCAGTCTAAAACCTTAACGTCTATTTAACATTAGGCTAAGAATTTAACTGCAAAATATGTATTGGAGAATCTACCTTCTCTCCGTTGCCTCTGGGGCCAAAATTCGGAACCTGGTCAAAAATTCATTGAAAGGCTTTCTAGTGGGATATCCAGCACAACTAATCCTAATGGCTTCCATGACCCCCTGAGGTCAGAAAAGTATGCTTCACAACATCACGTAAAGACCGAAAAATTGTCGCAGTTGCAAAAAATAACAGTATATGGTTCTCTGAAACATTAAGCTTACCCCACACCTAAGTTGATGCAGAACATTAACGTTCTCAAATATTTCTGGCTTAAGAACGTTATTTGGCTTAACACAACGTATGTAGTGTGGCTCTGTGGTGTTCAACGTCTCGAGCAAAGATTGTAGTTGTTGCTGTAATTTATAACATGGTGAGAATCACCGGAAAAACAATATAAGAAGAATTTAATGAATTTAACATCATTAGTAGACCTTGAATTGAGAGCCTATTGATGAGAACTTTGATGATTTGGACGATTCCTCTCGCGATTTTGGGAACAACGATGAGACAAAGGAACAATCTGAAGAGTTCATGAGAGATTGATGTTCTCCAACAACATAATCTTTGTTCTTGTCTAAAAATAGTTCAGTCTGATAAGTGACCTGAAGTTGAACATCAATACAGTCATTACACCACATTGACATTTTTGCCATTACTTAAAGACAAACATTTAAGCACAAACTTCTGTAGTAAATTAAATCACTAACATCACCAGCATAATGGCAGATGGTAAAGTCTGTACGAGCCAATTTTGGCTTGGTAAAACGCTTGTGGCTACCAAATGTCTGGTATAGCTTTTCTGCAAGTGTATCATGTGTTGATCTTGGGAACATACTGTAGAGGCATACACAAACTCAGCCACTTATTgaagaagtaaaaagaaatCAGTGAAGAAAGAACATGACGCTTTGGTACATTACCAAGCCTCATCAAGAAGAGCAATAATTCCACCAGGTTTCTGACATTGAACAATTCTGTATTAGGTGCtagaaatcaataaatatgTATGAAACTGGAACTGCTAGAAAACGGAATAAAGATTCCAACACCACTCATTGTGATACTACTTACCTTTTCTATAAGGTCAAGGACATCTTGATTATCAATGAACTCTATGTAACTCCAGTCAATCTCTTCTTTAGTATATTCTTCTTGCTCCATCTTGAACACATGCTGTAGAAGAGAGGAACATATGCATGAATATGGATCAGCATAAAATTAGATcaatcaagaatcaaaaatatgaaaagaaccTCAGTCTCCAACCTGATTGAAATGCTGCTGCAGCTTCTCGTTTGTCAGGTTTATACAAAACTGTTCAAAACTGCAAAAtgtgaaaagagaaagacaacGTTGTAATTGTAACACAAGCATTAAAACTGCTATCAGTTGAACCATATAACAGCTAGGAACAATCAATTatgagaataataataatattgtcCCAGACCAGAAAAAAATCTCTAGCTAAGTAGCTAAAACTTAAGAAATCCAATAACAAACCATCTGCTCAATGTTTGAAGAAGACTAAATCAGAGAGCATATAGGCAGCCATGCAGGAAGCAGTATAGGGAGTTTATAAATCAACTcgaaaaaggaaattgaacATTTTGGTAGCGTACCGGTTAAGCACCTGTTTGTCTTGAAACTCTCAAATCCATAAATATCCAGGACTCCAATTATGTACTTAGAACTTGAGTCTTGGCCAATGGAATTATTTATCTTAGTCACAAGCCTGGGAGCAATAAATTTGTAAgctttcaaaactttatatcCCAGGATTGATAATAAGCCCTTAAGAAAGAAGCCGTTATTGTAAACCTACCAATCAAACAATTTAGAATAGACAATCTTGGCAAGAGCATCTCTGCTTAGTGCTGCACTACCGGGATCAAGAGGCTTTGTAATGCTTTCACCACGAGTCACCATCACCCTATTGCACAAGGAGTTCTCTAGAGCTTTCTCATCACACCTACCCAAAAAAGAGCAATCAGGGTTCTACCTCCCATTGACAAGAAACCTGTAATCCGAGAACACATAATAGTGAAGCATATACATGAAAAGTTTTGCAGCAACTTTTAGATGGAACCGGGATTTATCGTCCTTGGGTTCTGCACCATCTGATTCTTCGCTCTTTGCAAACTCAATGTTTCCTAGATGAAGGATAGCAGCAACTACCCGAAAGATTGCATCCTACAAAAGTAAAATGTAAGAAGAGTTATCCTCATTGCTGATCATGtcaatgaaaaaacaaaaggtacCTGTTCTTCAGGACTAATTCCAACAACGTCCATAGCTTTCCTCGTAGCTAGGTATTCTTTGGAATCATCAATTGCATCCAATGCATGGCAATTCGATTGATTTAGGTAGTGAAATGTGCTTGGTTTCCCTAACTGATACCGCTCAGTTTCCTGAAATTTCAGAACAGAAGCTAGTTTTCAGTATGAATCCCATATATGGCCAAGCACTGGACATACAGAGCCTTCATATGTTCGACCTGATGTAAACATACAAGGGACCATGTTTACCTGTTCTGGCGCAGCGCAAAGCATGTAAAAGCAATGATAGTTTCTTTCAGGATCAGAAACTTGACAAACTCGTGACCTCTCCAGCAAATATGTTCTAATAGCAGCTCCTGAGATTCTTCCCATATGATTGAACTGAATCTCCACAAATTTACCAAAACGACTGCAATATGAGATTTGCCTACATATGTCAAGGTTGACTTCAAGAACATACATAAACttgaaaaatcaagaaatgtgAATGACATTCCACCTTGAATTATTGTTTCTGACGGTTTTTGCATTACCAAAAGCTTCTAAAACTGGATTTGACTGCATAACAGGATCATAATAcgagaagaataagaagataTCTACAGAGAGAAACTCAGTGAGTCTGTCTCTAGTAAGAATGTAGATGCATTGTAAACAGACTATCTACCTCCAAAACTTGCTGTTCGACAGATCGTCCTTCACTCTCAGCTTTTCCACCCATGTATGCAAGATATTGCATGAGCATTTTTGTGCTCTCTGTCTTCCCAGCACCGCTTTCTCCACTCACCAAGATCGCCTGGCTTACTCCCTCGTTGatcatttttctaaatttatattcTTGATGATGGTGaggcccaaaaaaaaatgatagtgCAACATTAGTTAAAGTTTCATCTATGCAACAAAAGATTACCTGTATGCAGAATCAGCAACAGCAAAAGGATGTGGGCTTAACTCGCCAAAATCTGTGCCCTTATATTGCTCCATTATCTCATTTCCATATAGGTGGGGTAATCTTTTAAAGGGATTCACAGCTATCAGTATATTCCCTGTGTATGTCTGTAACCATCAAGAAGAAATTAGCTTGCTACAAACACTTCAGAGAAATATTAATGATATTGCTATAACTGTGCAGTAATTTTCAGCAAAACAATGGTAGAGATAATCATAGAATTCATAAGTGGGTGTaatgaaagaaggaaaactGACAAGAGTTACATGCTGAAGCGtacatatatttcatttgCATTGTATCTGGCTTTTAGATTGAGAAGAACCCCTGGTTCATGCAAATACGCAAGCTTTGTCATGTCGTCCACACCAAGCTCAGGAAACTCAGGATCCTTGGGGTGGACAGCATTAACCTTTGCCACAACCTACAAACAAATGCATCACAAATATGAGCAATGTATTCTTAAGGTACCTTAAGAACTAACACATTGTCTCGTTGCTTTGGAGAAAAGGGACTAACCGTCTTGGTTTGGCAATTAACTTTGATCTCTTGACCGTTAGCTTCCACAACTTCTCCATCTAGCCAGGCTTCATCTGGATCTTCCACCCAGACCTGTGACCCCACAGTTACCTT
It encodes the following:
- the XID gene encoding myosin XI D; protein product: MVWKHQLIGFSGIFSNVSPASVKVTVGSQVWVEDPDEAWLDGEVVEANGQEIKVNCQTKTVVAKVNAVHPKDPEFPELGVDDMTKLAYLHEPGVLLNLKARYNANEIYTYTGNILIAVNPFKRLPHLYGNEIMEQYKGTDFGELSPHPFAVADSAYRKMINEGVSQAILVSGESGAGKTESTKMLMQYLAYMGGKAESEGRSVEQQVLESNPVLEAFGNAKTVRNNNSSRFGKFVEIQFNHMGRISGAAIRTYLLERSRVCQVSDPERNYHCFYMLCAAPEQETERYQLGKPSTFHYLNQSNCHALDAIDDSKEYLATRKAMDVVGISPEEQDAIFRVVAAILHLGNIEFAKSEESDGAEPKDDKSRFHLKVAAKLFMCDEKALENSLCNRVMVTRGESITKPLDPGSAALSRDALAKIVYSKLFDWLVTKINNSIGQDSSSKYIIGVLDIYGFESFKTNSFEQFCINLTNEKLQQHFNQHVFKMEQEEYTKEEIDWSYIEFIDNQDVLDLIEKKPGGIIALLDEACMFPRSTHDTLAEKLYQTFGSHKRFTKPKLARTDFTICHYAGDVTYQTELFLDKNKDYVVGEHQSLMNSSDCSFVSSLFPKSREESSKSSKFSSIGSQFKQQLQSLLETLNTTEPHYIRCVKPNNVLKPEIFENVNVLHQLRCGGVMEAIRISCAGYPTRKPFNEFLTRFRILAPEATERSFDEVDACKKLLARVDLKGFQIGKTKVFLRAGQMAELDAHRAEVLGHSARIIQRKVITYLSRKKYLLLQSASTEIQAFCRGHIARVQFKATRREAASVRIQKQARTYICQTAFKKLCASAISIQSGLRAMAARVEFQYRTKRKAAIIIQSQIRRCLCRRRYLRTKKAAITTQCGWRVKVAHRELRKLKMAAKETGALQDAKTKLEKEVEELTSCLELEKQMRMELEQVKTQEVEDLRSALNDMKLQLGETQVTKSEEILKLQSALQDMQLEFEELAKELEMTNDLAAENEQLKDLVSSLQRKIDESDSKYEETSKLSEERVKQEVPVIDQGVIIKLEAENQKLKALVSTLEKKIDSLDRKHDVTSSNISDQLKESASSDYEMLSNLAAENERLKALVSSLENENYENDGNDSPNEQKEGPQMLKEEILAEDFSIDDEMTNKLAAENKDLYDLVDLLERKIDETEKKYEEASKLCEERLKQVVDTEKKYEEASRLCEERLKQVVDTETKLIELKTSMQRLEEKVSDMEAEDKILRQQALRNSASRKMSPQVSFTRPPPVENGHHESFAPIPSRRFGAMSFRRSQIEQQPHEFVDVLLKCVSKNVGFSHGKPVAAFTIYKCLIHWKLFEAEKTSVFDRIVPIFGSAIENPEDDSNLAYWLTNTSTLLFLLQRSLKSHSTTGASPKKPPQPTSFFGRMTQGFRSPSSASLSGDVVQQVDARYPALLFKQQLTAYIETIYGIFQENVKRKLAPVLSSCIQGLKDSSHEFSAETLSAESSEQNSPEKPSEENPPEKLSEDNSSGKLSEDYLAAKPSEDNSPAKPSEENSQAKLSEVNPQAKPSAENSLAKPSEENSPTETWQDVIGLLNQLLGTLKKNYVPLFLAQKIFCQTFQDINVQLFNSLLQRECCTFIMGKKVNVWLNELESWCSQATEDFVGSSWDELKNTRQALVLLVTEQKSTITYDDLTTNLCPALSTQQLYRICTLCKIDDHEDQNVSPDVISNLKLLVTDEDEDSRSFLLDNNSSIPFAADEISNSMQEKDFTNVKPAVELADNPNFHFLKE
- the XID gene encoding myosin XI D → MFPRSTHDTLAEKLYQTFGSHKRFTKPKLARTDFTICHYAGDVTYQTELFLDKNKDYVVGEHQSLMNSSDCSFVSSLFPKSREESSKSSKFSSIGSQFKQQLQSLLETLNTTEPHYIRCVKPNNVLKPEIFENVNVLHQLRCGGVMEAIRISCAGYPTRKPFNEFLTRFRILAPEATERSFDEVDACKKLLARVDLKGFQIGKTKVFLRAGQMAELDAHRAEVLGHSARIIQRKVITYLSRKKYLLLQSASTEIQAFCRGHIARVQFKATRREAASVRIQKQARTYICQTAFKKLCASAISIQSGLRAMAARVEFQYRTKRKAAIIIQSQIRRCLCRRRYLRTKKAAITTQCGWRVKVAHRELRKLKMAAKETGALQDAKTKLEKEVEELTSCLELEKQMRMELEQVKTQEVEDLRSALNDMKLQLGETQVTKSEEILKLQSALQDMQLEFEELAKELEMTNDLAAENEQLKDLVSSLQRKIDESDSKYEETSKLSEERVKQEVPVIDQGVIIKLEAENQKLKALVSTLEKKIDSLDRKHDVTSSNISDQLKESASSDYEMLSNLAAENERLKALVSSLENENYENDGNDSPNEQKEGPQMLKEEILAEDFSIDDEMTNKLAAENKDLYDLVDLLERKIDETEKKYEEASKLCEERLKQVVDTEKKYEEASRLCEERLKQVVDTETKLIELKTSMQRLEEKVSDMEAEDKILRQQALRNSASRKMSPQKSLDLFVFMYLFQPVENGHHESFAPIPSRRFGAMSFRRSQIEQQPHEFVDVLLKCVSKNVGFSHGKPVAAFTIYKCLIHWKLFEAEKTSVFDRIVPIFGSAIENPEDDSNLAYWLTNTSTLLFLLQRSLKSHSTTGASPKKPPQPTSFFGRMTQGFRSPSSASLSGDVVQQVDARYPALLFKQQLTAYIETIYGIFQENVKRKLAPVLSSCIQGLKDSSHEFSAETLSAESSEQNSPEKPSEENPPEKLSEDNSSGKLSEDYLAAKPSEDNSPAKPSEENSQAKLSEVNPQAKPSAENSLAKPSEENSPTETWQDVIGLLNQLLGTLKKNYVPLFLAQKIFCQTFQDINVQLFNSLLQRECCTFIMGKKVNVWLNELESWCSQATEDFVGSSWDELKNTRQALVLLVTEQKSTITYDDLTTNLCPALSTQQLYRICTLCKIDDHEDQNVSPDVISNLKLLVTDEDEDSRSFLLDNNSSIPFAADEISNSMQEKDFTNVKPAVELADNPNFHFLKE